From a single Vitis vinifera cultivar Pinot Noir 40024 chromosome 18, ASM3070453v1 genomic region:
- the LOC100255183 gene encoding beta-amyrin 28-monooxygenase isoform X1, protein MDLFFSYLLYFILFSISLLIVFLITYRHKSSYPNLPPGTMGWPIIGETLEFALSCQGGNPGRFLNDRMNKYSPQVFKTSLLEANMAVMCGPSGNKFLFSNEDKLVVSWWQRSMKKILCFPSVFNETLTGDKFRPPTFLPEFLKPEALQHYIATMDSMASEHIELNWSPNREVLVFPLARKYSFALAFRLFMSIDDPEYVEMISHPFQILNEGFLSVPIDIPGTTFNWALKASKFIHNELLAIIRKRKMELEQKGDSAARDLLSHMLLASDENCYVKSEMEISTQVICLLFATHHTTSSVITFILKYLAEFPDVYSKVLKEQKEIAKSKGPEGFLKWDDIQKMKYTWNVANETMRLTPPVQGTFREAITDITYAGFTIPRGWKMHWNVNTTHRDPKYFPDPEKFNPSRFEGKGPQPFTFVPFGGGPRMCPGREYARAQVLAFIHHVVTRFKWEKVDPCEKVAYNPSPIPSKGFPIRLQPLQNGSI, encoded by the exons ATGGATCTCTTCTTTTCATATCTACTATACTTTATACTATTCTCCATATCACTTCTAATAGTCTTCCTTATTACTTACAGGCACAAATCCTCCTATCCAAACCTTCCCCCTGGGACAATGGGATGGCCAATCATAGGAGAAACTTTGGAATTTGCTTTGTCTTGTCAAGGGGGGAACCCGGGGAGATTCTTGAACGATAGAATGAACAAGTACTCCCCTCAAGTGTTCAAGACCTCCTTATTGGAAGCGAACATGGCTGTGATGTGCGGCCCTTCGGGGAACAAGTTTCTTTTCTCCAACGAGGACAAACTTGTAGTCTCATGGTGGCAGCGTTCAATGAAGAAGATTTTGTGCTTCCCATCTGTCTTCAACGAAACTTTAACAGGAGATAAGTTCAGACCCCCTACCTTCCTTCCTGAATTTCTCAAGCCAGAAGCTCTGCAACACTACATAGCCACCATGGATTCGATGGCAAGCGAACACATTGAGTTGAATTGGTCTCCTAATAGAGAGGTACTGGTTTTTCCGCTTGCAAGGAAGTACAGCTTTGCGTTGGCTTTCCGGCTCTTTATGAGCATTGATGATCCTGAGTATGTTGAGATGATTTCTCATCCCTTCCAGATTTTGAACGAAGGATTCCTTTCTGTGCCTATAGATATTCCTGGGACGACATTCAACTGGGCTCTCAAAGCCAGCAAATTCATTCACAATGAGCTTCTAGCAATCATCAGAAAGCGAAAGATGGAGTTAGAGCAGAAGGGAGACTCAGCTGCTAGAGACCTACTGTCTCACATGCTCTTAGCATCAGATGAAAACTGTTATGTTAAGAGTGAGATGGAGATCAGTACTCAAGTTATTTGTCTGCTTTTTGCTACCCATCACACCACAAGTTCTGTCATCACATTCATCCTCAAGTACCTGGCCGAGTTCCCTGATGTCTATAGCAAAGTCTTAAAAG AGCAAAAGGAGATTGCAAAGAGCAAAGGTCCGGAAGGGTTTCTGAAGTGGGATGACATTCAAAAGATGAAATATACTTGGAATGTGGCAAATGAAACAATGAGGCTAACCCCACCTGTGCAAGGAACTTTTAGAGAAGCCATAACTGACATCACTTATGCAGGTTTTACAATTCCAAGGGGATGGAAG ATGCATTGGAATGTAAATACAACACATAGAGATCCCAAGTATTTTCCTGATCCCGAGAAATTCAATCCCTCGAGGTTTGAAGGAAAAGGGCCTCAACCATTCACTTTTGTGCCTTTTGGGGGAGGGCCTCGGATGTGCCCCGGAAGGGAATATGCTCGAGCGCAGGTACTTGCATTCATACATCATGTGGTGACAAGATTCAAATGGGAGAAAGTAGATCCCTGTGAAAAGGTTGCATATAATCCATCACCCATTCCTTCTAAGGGCTTCCCAATTCGCCTCCAGCCTCTACAAAATGGATCTATTTAA
- the LOC100260260 gene encoding beta-amyrin 6-beta-monooxygenase, producing the protein MDLFFSYLLYLIVLSTISLGIIFLAYHHKSSNSKLPPGRKGWPIIGETMQFALAAQRGNPERFINDRMNKYSPEVFRISLMEENMAVMCGAPGNKFFFSNENKLVTSWWHRSMKKILYFPSLFDNPATQDQIKTPSFLPEFLKPEALKHYVAIMDLMAGMHIDMDWAPYREVKVFPLVKKYAFALSCRLFMKVDDPQCVARISHPFELIMAGFLSVPLDIPGTAFNRAIKARNIVHKELLAIINKRKMELGQKGNSAARDFLSHMLLEANKNGEIMSETEISTHLICLLLATHDSTSAVITFVLKYLAEFPSIYNEVFKEQMEIAKGKGSEEYLNWDDIQKMRYSWNVANETMRLTPPVQGAFREVIKNFTYAGFTMPKGWKTHWNVNTTHRNPKYFPDHEKFDPSRFEGRGPEPFTFVPFGGGPRMCPGREYARAQVLVFIHNIVTKFKWERVDPNEKISYNPSPIPEKGFPICLQPLENIY; encoded by the exons ATGGATCTCTTCTTCTCATATCTACTTTACCTTATAGTACTCTCCACTATATCTCTTGGCATAATCTTCCTTGCTTATCACCacaaatcttccaattcaaagCTTCCCCCTGGTAGAAAAGGCTGGCCCATCATCGGGGAAACAATGCAGTTTGCCTTAGCAGCTCAAAGGGGAAATCCAGAGAGGTTCATAAATGATAGAATGAACAAGTACTCCCCTGAAGTATTCCGGATCTCCTTGATGGAAGAGAACATGGCTGTGATGTGTGGTGCACCAGGGAACAAGTTTTTCTTCTCCAATGAGAATAAGCTTGTCACCTCGTGGTGGCACCGCTCCATGAAGAAGATTTTGTACTTCCCCTCGCTTTTTGATAACCCTGCAACACAAGATCAGATCAAAACTCCTAGCTTTCTTCCAGAATTTCTCAAGCCAGAAGCTCTGAAACACTATGTAGCCATCATGGATTTGATGGCAGGTATGCACATAGATATGGATTGGGCTCCTTATAGAGAAGTGAAGGTTTTTCCACTCGTAAAGAAGTATGCCTTCGCATTATCTTGCCGGTTGTTTATGAAGGTTGATGATCCTCAGTGTGTTGCCAGAATTTCTCATCCTTTCGAACTTATTATGGCTGGGTTCCTTTCTGTACCTTTAGATATTCCTGGTACAGCATTCAACCGGGCTATCAAAGCACGCAACATCGTCCACAAAGAGCTTCTagcaatcatcaacaagaggaAAATGGAATTAGGACAGAAAGGAAACTCAGCAGCCAGAGACTTTCTGTCCCACATGCTTTTAGAAGCAAATAAGAATGGTGAGATTATGAGTGAAACGGAGATCAGTACTCACCTTATTTGTCTACTGCTGGCAACCCATGACAGCACAAGTGCGGTTATCACATTTGTTCTCAAGTATCTGGCAGAGTTTCCCAGTATCTATAATGAAGTCTTTAAAG AACAAATGGAGATCGCAAAGGGCAAGGGCTCAGAAGAATATCTGAACTGGGATGACATTCAAAAGATGAGATATTCTTGGAATGTGGCAAATGAAACAATGAGGCTAACGCCACCTGTTCAAGGAGCCTTTAGGGAAGTCATTAAAAACTTCACTTACGCAGGTTTTACTATGCCAAAGGGATGGAAG ACACATTGGAACGTGAATACAACACACAGAAATCCCAAATACTTTCCAGATCATGAGAAATTTGATCCCTCAAGATTTGAAGGAAGAGGACCTGAACCATTCACTTTTGTACCCTTTGGGGGAGGACCTCGGATGTGCCCAGGAAGGGAATATGCTCGAGCTCAAGTACTTGTTTTCATACATAATATTGTGACGAAATTCAAATGGGAGAGAGTAGATCCAAACGAAAAGATTTCTTATAATCCGTCTCCCATTCCAGAAAAGGGCTTCCCTATTTGCCTCCAGCCTctagaaaatatatattga
- the LOC100255183 gene encoding beta-amyrin 28-monooxygenase isoform X2, with protein MDLFFSYLLYFILFSISLLIVFLITYRHKSSYPNLPPGTMGWPIIGETLEFALSCQGGNPGRFLNDRMNKYSPQVFKTSLLEANMAVMCGPSGNKFLFSNEDKLVVSWWQRSMKKILCFPSVFNETLTGDKFRPPTFLPEFLKPEALQHYIATMDSMASEHIELNWSPNREILNEGFLSVPIDIPGTTFNWALKASKFIHNELLAIIRKRKMELEQKGDSAARDLLSHMLLASDENCYVKSEMEISTQVICLLFATHHTTSSVITFILKYLAEFPDVYSKVLKEQKEIAKSKGPEGFLKWDDIQKMKYTWNVANETMRLTPPVQGTFREAITDITYAGFTIPRGWKMHWNVNTTHRDPKYFPDPEKFNPSRFEGKGPQPFTFVPFGGGPRMCPGREYARAQVLAFIHHVVTRFKWEKVDPCEKVAYNPSPIPSKGFPIRLQPLQNGSI; from the exons ATGGATCTCTTCTTTTCATATCTACTATACTTTATACTATTCTCCATATCACTTCTAATAGTCTTCCTTATTACTTACAGGCACAAATCCTCCTATCCAAACCTTCCCCCTGGGACAATGGGATGGCCAATCATAGGAGAAACTTTGGAATTTGCTTTGTCTTGTCAAGGGGGGAACCCGGGGAGATTCTTGAACGATAGAATGAACAAGTACTCCCCTCAAGTGTTCAAGACCTCCTTATTGGAAGCGAACATGGCTGTGATGTGCGGCCCTTCGGGGAACAAGTTTCTTTTCTCCAACGAGGACAAACTTGTAGTCTCATGGTGGCAGCGTTCAATGAAGAAGATTTTGTGCTTCCCATCTGTCTTCAACGAAACTTTAACAGGAGATAAGTTCAGACCCCCTACCTTCCTTCCTGAATTTCTCAAGCCAGAAGCTCTGCAACACTACATAGCCACCATGGATTCGATGGCAAGCGAACACATTGAGTTGAATTGGTCTCCTAATAGAGAG ATTTTGAACGAAGGATTCCTTTCTGTGCCTATAGATATTCCTGGGACGACATTCAACTGGGCTCTCAAAGCCAGCAAATTCATTCACAATGAGCTTCTAGCAATCATCAGAAAGCGAAAGATGGAGTTAGAGCAGAAGGGAGACTCAGCTGCTAGAGACCTACTGTCTCACATGCTCTTAGCATCAGATGAAAACTGTTATGTTAAGAGTGAGATGGAGATCAGTACTCAAGTTATTTGTCTGCTTTTTGCTACCCATCACACCACAAGTTCTGTCATCACATTCATCCTCAAGTACCTGGCCGAGTTCCCTGATGTCTATAGCAAAGTCTTAAAAG AGCAAAAGGAGATTGCAAAGAGCAAAGGTCCGGAAGGGTTTCTGAAGTGGGATGACATTCAAAAGATGAAATATACTTGGAATGTGGCAAATGAAACAATGAGGCTAACCCCACCTGTGCAAGGAACTTTTAGAGAAGCCATAACTGACATCACTTATGCAGGTTTTACAATTCCAAGGGGATGGAAG ATGCATTGGAATGTAAATACAACACATAGAGATCCCAAGTATTTTCCTGATCCCGAGAAATTCAATCCCTCGAGGTTTGAAGGAAAAGGGCCTCAACCATTCACTTTTGTGCCTTTTGGGGGAGGGCCTCGGATGTGCCCCGGAAGGGAATATGCTCGAGCGCAGGTACTTGCATTCATACATCATGTGGTGACAAGATTCAAATGGGAGAAAGTAGATCCCTGTGAAAAGGTTGCATATAATCCATCACCCATTCCTTCTAAGGGCTTCCCAATTCGCCTCCAGCCTCTACAAAATGGATCTATTTAA